The following are encoded together in the Flavihumibacter fluvii genome:
- a CDS encoding sterol desaturase family protein has translation METYGKILLIAMPAFLLLVLFEKWYGWRKGFDTVRNMDMISSLSSGITNVTKDVLGLSIGIISYSWLVDHLAIVHVPGGWITYAVAFLALDFSGYWTHRIAHEYNFFWNNHIIHHSSEEYNLACALRQSISTIVRIFTIFLLPAAILGVPENVIAVIAPLHLFAQFWYHTRHINKMGFLEKIIVTPSHHRVHHALNPEYLDKNYSQIFIFWDKLFGTFQEELPDVPPVYGITRPVQTWNPIKINFQHMWLLIKDAWYASSWKDKFRIWLMPTGWRPADVAEKFPVHKINDPYHFEKYDPKSSLALHVWSWIQLFFCLLFISWLFGNIATIGTPGMFWYGLYIFLMVYAITELMDRNRSAIVWELVKNIMGLGIVYYQGDWFGAGVAIPFIKPILIVYFVLSTAIVAWFVYRHAKEDQQELNYLPGGRY, from the coding sequence ATGGAAACCTACGGAAAAATATTATTGATTGCCATGCCGGCATTTTTACTGCTGGTACTGTTTGAAAAATGGTATGGCTGGCGCAAGGGCTTTGATACAGTGCGGAACATGGATATGATCTCCAGCCTGAGTTCCGGAATTACCAATGTCACGAAAGATGTACTTGGCCTGAGTATCGGCATAATCAGTTATAGCTGGCTGGTGGATCACCTGGCCATAGTGCATGTACCCGGGGGCTGGATCACCTATGCCGTTGCATTTCTTGCCCTTGATTTTTCGGGGTACTGGACACACCGCATTGCCCATGAGTATAATTTTTTCTGGAATAACCACATCATCCACCACAGCAGTGAAGAATATAACCTGGCCTGTGCATTAAGGCAAAGCATTTCCACTATTGTGAGAATATTCACCATCTTCCTCTTACCGGCCGCCATATTAGGGGTACCCGAAAATGTGATCGCCGTGATCGCACCGTTGCACCTCTTCGCACAGTTCTGGTACCATACCCGGCATATCAACAAAATGGGCTTCCTGGAAAAAATCATTGTTACCCCATCGCACCACCGGGTGCACCATGCCCTTAATCCGGAATACCTGGATAAGAACTATTCACAGATCTTTATATTCTGGGATAAACTGTTCGGCACCTTCCAGGAAGAACTACCCGACGTGCCACCTGTATATGGGATTACCAGACCAGTGCAGACCTGGAATCCAATTAAAATCAACTTCCAGCACATGTGGTTGCTGATCAAGGATGCCTGGTATGCTTCCAGTTGGAAAGATAAATTCAGGATATGGTTAATGCCAACCGGATGGCGGCCTGCAGACGTTGCAGAAAAATTCCCGGTGCATAAGATCAATGACCCCTACCATTTCGAAAAATATGACCCGAAATCTTCCCTGGCATTGCATGTGTGGAGCTGGATACAATTATTCTTCTGCCTGCTGTTTATCAGCTGGCTGTTTGGCAATATTGCCACCATCGGAACGCCGGGCATGTTTTGGTATGGATTATATATTTTCCTGATGGTCTATGCCATTACTGAATTAATGGACCGCAACCGTTCGGCCATAGTATGGGAACTGGTCAAAAATATCATGGGCCTTGGAATTGTATATTACCAGGGAGACTGGTTTGGTGCTGGTGTGGCTATTCCCTTTATCAAACCCATATTGATCGTGTATTTTGTACTCTCCACGGCAATAGTTGCCTGGTTTGTTTACAGGCATGCGAAAGAAGACCAGCAGGAATTGAATTATTTACCAGGCGGCCGGTATTGA
- a CDS encoding MBL fold metallo-hydrolase, with protein MDKLTSSPNFREGIFQNLAPTPMMAEGVSTFAVLRDFLHKPKLVTPPAPLPSVKTNLTTLQANTPLVVWFGHSSYLIHINGINILVDPVFSGSASPVAMFIKAFAGTNQYGPRDMPAIDYMVLTHNHYDHLDKKTLIALAGRTQKYIVPLGVEKHLVDWKINPAQITTLDWWQSKELSADMQITSTPARHFSGRGLKRGGTLWTSYLFNLFGFTIFIGGDSGYGDHFSTIAKQAGVIDLAILECGQYNEAWPYIHMLPEQVVQAHIDLGAKTLLPVHWGKFALAYHHWDDPIKRVTAKAATEGIHITTPMIGEPVIIHEKYPDQPWWNTVH; from the coding sequence ATGGATAAGCTCACATCATCCCCCAATTTCCGGGAAGGGATTTTTCAGAACCTTGCCCCAACGCCCATGATGGCAGAAGGGGTATCGACCTTTGCGGTATTGCGCGACTTTTTACATAAACCTAAACTGGTAACGCCACCTGCACCATTACCTTCTGTGAAAACCAACCTTACCACCTTGCAGGCCAATACCCCCCTGGTTGTTTGGTTCGGACATTCCTCCTACCTGATCCATATCAATGGGATAAATATTTTGGTTGACCCTGTATTCAGCGGTTCTGCATCACCGGTAGCCATGTTCATCAAAGCATTTGCAGGCACTAACCAGTATGGCCCCAGGGACATGCCGGCGATTGACTACATGGTCCTTACGCACAATCATTATGATCACCTGGATAAAAAGACTTTGATAGCATTAGCGGGAAGAACTCAAAAATACATCGTGCCACTGGGCGTTGAAAAGCATTTGGTGGACTGGAAAATAAACCCGGCACAGATTACCACCCTTGACTGGTGGCAATCAAAAGAGTTGTCAGCAGATATGCAGATCACCAGCACACCAGCCCGGCATTTTTCCGGAAGGGGCTTGAAAAGAGGCGGTACCTTATGGACCTCTTACCTGTTCAACCTGTTTGGCTTTACCATTTTTATCGGCGGGGATTCTGGCTATGGCGATCATTTTTCTACTATCGCAAAGCAAGCCGGTGTAATTGACCTGGCCATACTGGAATGCGGACAGTACAATGAAGCGTGGCCATATATCCATATGTTGCCAGAGCAAGTGGTACAGGCGCATATTGACCTTGGTGCAAAGACCTTGCTGCCTGTACATTGGGGGAAATTTGCATTGGCCTACCACCATTGGGATGACCCGATCAAAAGGGTTACGGCAAAAGCAGCCACTGAAGGCATTCATATCACTACACCAATGATCGGTGAACCGGTGATCATTCATGAAAAATATCCTGATCAAC
- a CDS encoding glycoside hydrolase family 140 protein: protein MKLLRIILGTLILFFGTQANAQSGWKNGRLRVSADGHFLETTNDRPFFWLGDTGWELFHRLDFEEITKYLDDRYAKGFNVIQAVILPEFDGIKKPNRYGSVPLNQFNIETPNPRYFELVDTVIKMAAARNMFMCLLPTWGDKVTPNWGEGPVIFNEKNAYTYGKWLGNRFKSDENIVWMLGGDRPPQKDTSDWRPIWRAMARGLQEGTEYKAFITYHTWAGEKSTSQQIHKESWLSMNTMQSGHGGGHDVPVWKWIDRDFKLPNPKPTLDAEPNYEDHPVNPWPKWDPKNGFFDDYDVRKQCYRSVFAGGCGVTYGHHGVWQFYSEREVPITHADRSWTSGLDQPGAFGVSYLRKLIECRPYIGRIYDPAMIVDGQGEKGEFITAFRGKENDYAMIYIPVGKTIKLNTKWMKSSDIKIWWWDPRLGMVVRGESVYRNDIMSFTPPAKGVGQDWVLVLDSPEFQYRPPGK from the coding sequence ATGAAGCTTTTGAGAATCATATTGGGTACACTCATCCTGTTCTTCGGAACTCAGGCTAATGCCCAAAGTGGCTGGAAGAACGGCCGTTTACGGGTTAGCGCAGACGGGCATTTTTTGGAGACCACCAATGACCGGCCTTTTTTCTGGCTGGGGGATACAGGCTGGGAACTTTTTCACCGCCTTGATTTTGAAGAAATCACCAAATACCTGGATGATCGCTATGCAAAAGGGTTTAACGTGATCCAGGCTGTTATCCTGCCCGAGTTTGATGGTATCAAAAAACCGAATCGCTATGGTTCCGTTCCGCTGAACCAGTTTAATATTGAAACCCCTAATCCACGCTATTTTGAATTGGTAGACACGGTCATTAAAATGGCCGCTGCAAGGAATATGTTCATGTGCCTGTTGCCAACCTGGGGTGATAAGGTCACCCCTAACTGGGGTGAAGGCCCGGTGATCTTCAACGAAAAAAATGCCTATACCTATGGCAAGTGGCTGGGCAACCGTTTTAAAAGCGATGAAAACATTGTCTGGATGCTGGGTGGCGACCGGCCCCCGCAAAAAGATACTTCAGACTGGCGGCCGATCTGGCGTGCTATGGCTCGGGGCTTACAGGAAGGGACCGAATACAAAGCTTTTATCACCTACCATACCTGGGCCGGGGAAAAGAGTACCTCCCAGCAAATTCATAAGGAATCCTGGCTATCGATGAATACCATGCAAAGTGGTCATGGCGGCGGTCACGATGTACCTGTCTGGAAATGGATCGACCGCGATTTCAAATTGCCCAACCCAAAACCAACCCTTGATGCAGAACCGAATTATGAAGACCATCCGGTGAATCCCTGGCCGAAATGGGACCCCAAAAACGGTTTTTTCGACGATTATGATGTACGCAAACAATGCTACCGTTCTGTCTTTGCCGGCGGCTGCGGGGTTACCTATGGCCATCATGGTGTATGGCAGTTCTATAGTGAAAGGGAAGTGCCGATCACACATGCAGACCGCAGCTGGACCAGCGGACTTGACCAACCCGGGGCTTTTGGGGTTAGTTACCTGCGTAAACTGATTGAATGCCGGCCTTATATTGGAAGGATCTATGATCCCGCGATGATCGTGGATGGCCAGGGCGAAAAGGGTGAATTCATTACGGCTTTCAGGGGAAAGGAAAATGATTATGCCATGATCTATATTCCAGTTGGCAAAACCATTAAACTCAATACAAAATGGATGAAAAGCTCAGATATCAAGATCTGGTGGTGGGACCCAAGGCTGGGCATGGTAGTGCGGGGCGAATCTGTTTACCGTAATGATATTATGAGCTTTACGCCACCTGCCAAAGGTGTCGGGCAGGACTGGGTGTTGGTCCTGGACAGCCCCGAATTTCAATACCGGCCGCCTGGTAAATAA